DNA sequence from the Callospermophilus lateralis isolate mCalLat2 chromosome 2, mCalLat2.hap1, whole genome shotgun sequence genome:
AGCGCAGAACCCGAGCCGAAGCTACCGCGTCACCAGGCAACCAGCTGCGGCCGGAGCGCGCGCGTGCGCAGTCAGGCTTCCGCGCCTGCTCGGCCACCCGAGCAGGCGGTGTGGCGCACGCGCAATCGTCCCACCGGCTTCCAGCCGAGTCTAACGGAAGAAGGGGAGGGATGCACCAGCGTCGGGGCCCACTCGGGAGCTCGCGGCTCCGCGGCGCAGCCGTCCTCGGTGGGTGGAGTTGCTGGCTTCGTTCTTTCTGACTGATTCTCTCTTGGGGTTTTGATTGGAAAATGCTGTCTCTTCTCAGAGAAATCGAGAAAAAAGTGGATGACAGAGCCGGCGTAACCAGGGAGACGTCCCGGGGCCACCCCAGCGGGTAAGGCCTGGATAGGTGGGCGAGAGGCGGGGCCATGGGCGTGACGAAGGGGTGGGGCGGTAGAGGGAGGGGCGTGGTAAGGGGGAGTGGCGAAGGGAATGGGGCGGGAAGTCCTGGCTCCATGGGGGCGGGGTAAAGGGTGTGGCCAAGAGCGGGATGAAAGAGCGAGGCGGTGAAAGATTGGACGACGATGAGGGGGGGGCAAAGGGGCGTGACAAAAGGGAGAGGCAGAGAAAGACGGATGCTGGCAAGGGGCGGGGCCAGAGAGCGGGACGAAGTGATGAAAGACTGGACCCTGGTGTGGGGCGGGGCTGGGGGCGTAACGAAGGATGGTCAGTGAAGGACAGACGCGGCAGGGGCGGGGCTACGGGGGCATGCCTAGAGGATGAGGCGGTGAGAGACTGGGCGAGCCGAGGGGCGGGGCCTGGGCGGGGCGCGCACTGACGTCGGTGCCGGACACGTCGGCCGGAGCCGGATGTGCCAAGATGGCTGCTGCGGCTAGTGTACCTGCGCTCGTCACCGCCGCTGGGTGGGCTCTGGGCCGCAGCGCCTGAGGGGCCAGCCACGGTGAGGGCCGAGCGGGCGAGGGGTCTGAAGCCGACCGACAGCGAGACCGCAGCGGGCGGCGAGCGAGCCCCGAACGGGCGGCGCGTCTCCCGGAACTGCGCCGGGGCCAGGGAAGGCTCAAACCCGGGCCGCCGAGTGCCGGGCCGCCGGCGGCTGGGGCGCGTCCCGGGAGGGCCTCTGGGGCTTGTGGCCATCCCGCCGGCCGACGTGGGCCTGAGGAGCCGGAGCCGGCCCGCGTGGACCTGGTGGTGGCGGCTGCCGGGGAGGGCGTGTTGACGGGGCCAGACAGAGACGCCGCTAAAGAACCCCTTAAGTTTTCAGGAGAGCGCGTCTGGGGGATTTCTGTGGCGGCTTGGCGTGACCCTGGCGTTGAGGGCTCTGAACCTGTTGGTCCTGGTCGGCCGGAATGCTTTTCCTCCGCGATGCTCCTGTGATCCAAGGGCAGCCTTGTTGATTTGTGATTTCCTGGCAGGGTCATCAGGATGTCGCAAGGAAAGTCGAGGACTGTGCTTTTTATTAGGGGTTAGAGGAATGTGGATATTACAGTGGCTTGTCCAGATGTATCAAAGCCACTTAGAATCAGTTTTTGTTGCTTCACTTAAAAACGTTTTTAAGTGGCTTATAGATTGGGCATGGATTGCTTTTACTATTTCGGTTCAAATATGTATGGTGCGTTATGTTAGCAAGATAGACAGTAGTGGGATGCAAGAGTCACAGATGGTTGTTCCTTAGTGGTACTTTCTCAAGTTTAGCACAGTACAGCCTCCCTGCAGTTTTTTCCTCATCCCCCCCCAGGGTTTCTGTGCTGGTATCTTGAAAAGACAAGAGGCAAAATGGTGATTCATTCTTGTTCTTGTGATTGGTAACCCCTCATAGCAGTTATCTCAGTGAATTTCCAGGACGTCCTGGAAAAAAGTTTTCTAGGAGATATTGGGTACATCTTAATGTGTGATCCCTTTTGTTTCTATAAACATCTTTATGAGTGTCAGTGCCCCTGTGGATTTTTATCACTTTTAGCAGCATTTAGACTCCTCAGCTCCCTCTGACATTGCCTTCTTCAACACCTGAATGTCTTTGGTATCACTTCTAACTTAGAAGAGAAGgaatttattgtgtgtgtgtgtcaagtATCCCTAGTCTGATAAGAGTGCAGTAGAAGGCATGGTGAGGGAGATTGTAGGCAGAGGATAGTTCATTACTTTTCATTGGTGTTCCTTTTGGCTGGAGGCAGTGAGATTAAAGGGGTTTCTGTGCTAAGTACTCCAGTCCCACAGCCAGAGACTTATACTGCAAATAGTCTTGCGTAAATATCCCGGTAGCTAGGAGGCAGTTGAGCTAAAGAGTAGGGTTTATGAATAATGCATCTTTGAGAAGATCAGCCACTCTGTCTGAAACAGGTGTCTTTTTGAAAGTTAAAGACTTGCTGAACAGAATAAAAATTTCTATGATCCTGAGATAGATGATAGGCCATTCATTGTTTTACTGTCAATGAGTAGAGAAGAAGATTAAAAGAATAATGTTCAAGTCATAAGATTGCTCCCAATGGAATTGCcatattgctaaaaaaaaaaaagaaaagaaaaaaaaatcccagttaGGATGCTGGCAGCTGCTCTTTTTAGGTGACTGTTTGCTTATAAAACAGTTGCACACTGAGCAGAATTGAGAAAATAATTGCAAGTTTCTATTAATTGTACAGGTTGCACAATTAGATTCTGGTAAAATTTAGATTCTGGTAAAATTTCCATATTAAACAGTAGTAGAGATTGGGCCGAATCCACTGTGAGTAGAATCctatcagaaaaaaatcatattaattctcttattttataaatgagagAAACTAGTTTGTTGCAGAAAGAGAAGTGCCACTCCACTGGACAACCAGTCTTGTCACAGTAATACCTAATGAATGAATCCTCTAGGCCTctgctgtattttattttatgtatttatgtttttatttttaagggtgTTTAAGGGTGGTTCTTGTCCTGCAGGAACTCCTAGAATACCTGTGTATTCTTGCAGCCATTTTAGGAGGGGCTTGGAAGTCTCTATGTCCTGCCTGTGGGTACAGGAATTGCTGTATACATGGTGGCTCTGTAGCTGGTTGGACAGATGGAGGTGGATGCAGTTCATATGGAGAAAGAGGGGGAAGGGAGACTTTGTCTCTACTTTGGGTACATCTAAATGATGCTGTAAATgttctttgttttattatttttttaaataaaaattggggaggggGTAGAttgggtattgaatccaggggcgcttaaccactgagctatatacccatccctttttcttttttattttgagacaggctcttgctaagttgctgaggctgacctcaaacttgggatcctcctgccttagccctcaagttgctgggattacaggtgtgtgccaaggTGCCCAAGTCTTCTTTGTTTAAAATGACAGTttagggccggggttgtggctcagtggtagagcgcttgcctagcaaatgtgaggcactgggtttgattctcagcaccacatataagtaaataaatgaaataaaggcctatcaacaactaaaaaagtattttaaaaataaataaataaaggtattgtgtccatctacaactaaattttttttttttttttaattacagttTAGAACCAAGTGAACTCTCTGGTATTATTTCTTATTGAGTCTACTGGAGTTGAGTGTATTTCAAAGTGCTTGTCAGTTGGAAAGGGTCCCTATTGACATAGGAAGCAGAAGCAGTGGGCAGTTATAATAGTTAATCAATTATGGCATTGGTTTTCAAGTGGGATTTTCATTTGTAAATGACTTCACTTAAAATGCATACatcggttgttttttttttttttttttcctgagtatcAGAAAGATTTCCAAGGACAAAAACAATGTACATCTGCAAAGACATATGAATTGAACTCTGGAGGCCTCCCAAGATTTCTACTTTCAgtttaattttcttttggattAGTGAAACAAATATGTTCAGGAGGGTTGTGCTGGGGAGAAAGACTGACACCGGAAAGAACTTTCAAGGTGCCAAACTTGAGTCTTTGCTTCAAGAGGACATGTTAGCTAGTCAAGATTGCACCTGCTGAATTCGGTTCTAAAACAAATAACGGAAAACAGTATGGTGAGGATTTTACCCTTTTGTTTTCTAGAAGAGTTTCTGCTGTGCTAGCATTTTTTCCTATTGGAAATTTTGTGATCTAGTCATTTGGAAAGTTAGAAAGCTGTAGTAAATTTATCAGCCTGGTTATAACTTCAGTGGTTAGAGGCAATGTCATTTCACTGTTACCAAAGGAAAAACCAGGCATTATACAAAAAACAAGACCTGTATAGGGTGAGAAAAAAGGCATTTAGTAGCTTTTGTAACTGTATTTTATAATGCATTTTCATTAAAGGAAGCGGAAGAGCAAagtttaaactctgttttctagaTTTAAAGTTAACATGCATGAAAAGTATGATgtgtagtttttctttcttttttaaaaaatatttattttttagttacaggtggacacaatattttatttatatgtggtgctgaggatcgaacccaatgcctcacgcatactaggatacctctctacctctgagctacaaccccagccctaatctgTCTTTCTTACTAGTAGGGTTGGCTTTTCCTGCATCTGGTGAGGTACACAGGAGAGTATTGAAGGCCAATGGGCATTTTCTGGCTATGTGTCAGACTGGAGGTCAGGCTCACTTTGTCTAGCGCAAGTGAGGGTCCAGAGAGTCCTTGGGCAGGCCAGGTAGGGAATGCAGAGGGGCAGGGCTGTCTGAACTTTCAGCTAGCTGATGTCCAGGCTGTCAATGTCCTTGTTTTATCTACTCCCAGAATTCTCCAGGGCAGTTCCCGAGGACAAACTTTCTCTGCTGGGTTGGGTACATGGGAGAGATATAATCCTTAGGATTTAAATAACTTGAAGTCATGcttaattcttttcttttaaatactttttctgATTGATATCAGGACTTTGAACATATgggttttatgtttatttttccttttttctttttcagctcAGATTAAGAAAAAACTCTACCCTGCCTTCTCTGTAAGCAGCATCTCCTTGTGCAAGAGGTCCATTATGCAGCCACCGCCCCAGGCAGTCCCATCTGGCATGGCTGGACCTCCTCCGGCTGGGAATCCTCGGAGCATGTTCTGGGCTAACAGCCCTCACAGGAGACCAGCCAGTAATAACATACCAGTGACTTCAATAAGTTTCCCATTGCAGCCAGTAACAGATCCATTTGCTTTTAGTAGACAGACGCTCCAAAATACACCATTGGGTGGTTCCTCTAAAAGTGACCTACCTGTTTTGCATAGCTCAACCCTCCCAGCATTTTCTCAATGGCCTGGTTTGCCTGTGCCTCACACAAATGCCGGGGATAGCTCCCAAGGACCCTATGAGCCTCTGCCAGGACCTCTGTCACAGCCTGGGCCAGATGCCAGTCTACTTCCTACTACATCCATCTCTTCTCTGCTGCCTGGGCCTGAGATGAACAGGAATTCGGAGGTTGGCTCCACCTCAGGGCCTGAAGTTCAGACTCTGCCACATCCACCTCATTACATTCCAGGAGTGGGTCCTGACCAGTCTCACGGGGGCCATCTGCATGGGAGTGGGTCTGGACCTGATCAACCCTTGAATAAGTATACCCCACAAGATGGTGCAGTGGCCCCAGCAGCATCCCCTTTATTCTCCCAGCCTCCTCAACAGATGCCAGGTCAGGGGGCACCAGTGTGGAGAAGCCCACAGCCCTCCCATCAGCACCACTGCCCCTGCCCAGCAGGACTTGTTCAGAGCATAGGACCCCAGGCTCCCAGTGCTCCccattttcctgctccttccaaccTGCACCATGGTCTTGGCCAGGAGTCCCATAGCCCACTTGTGTCTCCTCCAGAACCTTTGGCTGCTGGTGAAGGGAATGAAGCAGTCCGCATCCCTAGTGGAAACCACTCAGCAAGTAACTTGCATCCTGAACTTGTGCTGGGGCAGAATTCCAGAAGCAGGAGTACATGGGCAAGCCAGGAATTCAGACAGAATCCAGCAGCGAATAAAGAGCATTTGCCAGACCCTGCCATTGTCAATCCTCTCACTCAGGGAAATAGCCCCGAAAACCACGTGCACTATCCCTCAGCGGTTGGGAGTAGTAGGTCCCCTCCAGAAACAGGCTCAGGAGCGCTCTCAGTGTTTTTCCAAGGAGAAGAGACAGAAAATGAAGAGAATCTCTCATCTGAAAAAGCCTGCTCCTCTGGGAGGTTGGGCTTCGATGATTTCTCCTCCAGTCCTGTACTGGGCCAGCCACTGCCCCCTGCACACGTAGCTGGTGGCACCTACCAGGCCTTTCCCAAAGGCCCCAGCACTGAGGCCACACAGCAGGAAGGAGACACACAGTCATATTTTTCTCACTCTGCAGGAATCCAGCATGATAAGCAGACCAGTAAAAGTGTTGCTTCTGTTGCCTGGGGTGATGCAGACAGTGCTGGGGCTCATGATGCCAGTAGCTCGCGATGTGAGAATGTTGAGAACTTAGAATTCATTCAGAATCAAGAAGTTCTGCCAAGTGAGCCTGCAAGTTTGGACCCTTCCTCTCCCAGTGACCAGTTCCGACATGGGCCCCTTCCCGGACCAGCTGTGAGGCAGAGTGCTGTGGTCCCCAACAGAGGTGGGGGGCTGAATCTTGAGGCTCCTGAGGCACCACTGCATCCCACACGATCTGACAGTGTGTCATCCAGCTATGGCAGCCAAAGCCATAGGAGTCTTCCAGGGTCAGCCAGATCGCAAGAGCCAGTGGGCACGTTCATTCAGCAAGAAGTAGGAAAACCTGAGCATGAAACTGCAGGAGGCTTTTTTAAGCAAATCGGTTCTTCTCCTGTAGGAGGTGAGACAGATGAGACCACTGGAAACCAGAATTACCGGAGCAGCCTGTCCCAGCCCTCTACCCCAAGTCCCCCGAAACCTACAGGGATATTTCAGACAAGTGTAAATAGTTCTTTTGAACCAGTAAAATCCCACTTAGTTGGGGTAAAACTAGTTGAGGCAGATCGTGCCAACGTGGTAGGTGAAGTGAGGGGGAGCCGAGACTGCCAGAAGCAGCACAGACCAGCTGCTGCTCCACCTGATGCCTCCCCAGGTAACCTGGAGCAGCCACCAGACAACATGGAGACACTGTTTGCACCCCAGGCCTGCTCTCTGCCTCATACCACCACCACAGAACCTGGGTATTTGCTTCCGCACACGATGGGGCCACCTTTGGATGCTGGGCGCCCAACACCTGAGAAGAGGCCCTCAGCCAGGGCCCAGGGGGCCACAAAGTGTGATAGCCCAGCAACAACTTTGTGGGCACAGGATGAGCTGCCAGATTTTGGCGGCAATGTCCTTTTAGCCCCTGCTGCTCCTGCACTTTATGTTCCTGCAAAACCTCAGCTGTTGGCAGTTGTGCAGCCTCCAGAAGAGGGGGTATCTATGCAGCAGTTGCGGAAGCCAGCTTCTGCCCGTGTTTTGCAGAGTCGAGTTGGCCTTGGTGCCTCTGAGAACCTTGAGAACCCTCCAAAGGTGGGGGATGAGGAAACCCTGCAGTCCCAGGCAGGTTCTGGTTATGTGAGTTTATTGTCCTCACCACCCACTGAGTCTCTGCAGAATCAGCCCGTCTTGATCGCCCAGCCTGATCAAAGCTATAATTTGGCTCAGCCCATTAATTTTTCTGTGTCCTCACTGAATCCTAATGAGAAGAATCAGTCCTGGGGAGATGCTTTGGTGGCAGATAAATCTGCAGGAAGCAACCAGGCTCTCAGTGGTGATTCTGGAGAACATGCTACTGTGTCCAGGGTTCCAACAAGTGCTGTCACTGGCTTATCTCTGCCAAACAGTCTTACCCCGAGTAATGTCCCACATACTTCTGGGTCTTCTGAAATGGTTGCTAATCAGCCTGCCAGTTTGCTAGTTCAAATACCACCCCATCCAGTTCCAAAGAGTATGCTTCCAGAAAGTCAAAATGCTCACAGTTCATCAAAGGTCCTTCCTGAGTTTGTCAGCAGACCTACGGGAAGCACAGTTGCACTGTCAGTTCCACCCACTCATGGTACTTCGGTATTTGGTAGTGATGAGGCAAATTCCTCCAGTAATCGGGAAGAAACTGTCGGTACTCTAGACTTTACTTTAAGTGGAGTTTCGGGAAATCCTGTGAGAGTGTACAGCCCATCCCATCCTGATGGCCCAGCTTCCCAACAAGCCATTGCCAGTCATCCCAGACAGCCTGGGCCTGGGGCTCCTAACCCAGATCGTTTCTATCAGCAGGTGATGAAAGATACACAGGACCAGGCTGGCATAGAAAGAGCCCAGCCAGAGCTGGTACCTCCCCAGCCCCAGGCTTCTCTCCAGCAAGTGCCCCAGGCGGCATTTCCAGAACCTTCAAATCCAGAAAGCCCCTCCATACAAGGACAGTCCAAAAACTCAACCCAGCCACCAACAAGCCCAGCCCCAGCTGAAACAGGTCAGAAGGTGCCTCCTCGGCCACCTCAGTCCTCCAGTGCGTCAGCCGTGTCCACCAGCTCAAGTCAGGCAGCCGTCCGTTCAGAGCAGCCATGGCTGCACCCACCTACAAGTGCGTTTGGCCCACCACCTCAGGACCTGGCATCCTACTACTACTACAGGCCACTTTACGATGCTTGCCCTCCTCAGTACCCGCCGCCCTACCCTCCAGAGGCTGGGACGGCCTCCCTCTATTACCAGGTAGAGTTGTTTAACCATCTATCTGCCGTCGCTTTGGCCTGTCAGGTTTCTTCCTCTTGTGGAACCCTCCTCAATGGTGACTTCTCTGTTTAATTTAGACCCAATCAGTGCCTCTGAGAAAAGTCCTCCTGGGCCATGAGCACAGGCCCTATCTTAGAGGTTCCTGTTGAATGTTAGAATATTGGATTATGTTTAATACCAGCATTATGGTATTTTTGTGTAACCCAGTGTCCCCAGGTTACATGATAAAAAGAGCCTTTGTTTCCTGGAACCTGTCAGCTTACTGCAGAGTCAGAGCTCTGCGATGCATACTTGGGAAGCCAGCCTAGCCTCTGGAGCTTTGCATGGTTTTAAACAAAAACACCAATATAAGAAGTGACAGGAATAACCAGAGAGTTGTTATCCTCAAGAATGAAAATATTAAGGAAAACCCACGTGTGGAGTAGTGGGGAGAGGTGGGATTCCATAACTCCTTTAAAATGTGCGGTGATTCCACAGCGGAGGGGGAAGGTCCTGCCTTGTTCTTTCCTGTCTTTGCAGTGCTGCTAGCTGGTGACTGCTGTTTATTTTAGGTTGCATTTAATTCTGCGATAGCTTGAAAAAGTATAGTCCAAGtggttattatctgcttttcctcACCTCTGTCCAGAAGGGTAGCATTGTGTTATGGAGAGTTTGAAAATCAGTCTGCTGTATATGGAGCCCGGCAATATTGAACTCTTGTGCTGCCTGAATTCTTGGCCCCCGGTTGTGCAGGAGGGCCTTGATAGGGAGGGGCCTGGGGAACAGCGTTGGGCTGCCTGTGGCTGTGGCTTGCTCTCTCTCCCAGGGCTAGAGCATTGCCAGTGGTGTACGTGTGGGCACTTGCACATTGGCCCaaaaccatttttttctttttttgccgcATCTCTAGTAGGTGGTCAGAATGAATCTGTTTCCCCCAATTCCGTGTTACCTGCCAGGTGACCACAAAGGTGGGATATTCAGACACAGGAGGATGCATTTGCTGGGTCCTACACATGCCTCTCTTCAGACCCTCTTTAGGCCCTCCTCATGCATCTGCCCTCCTTCGTGACTGGGTCGAGGCCTGGATTATTTTGTGATAGGGCTGGCAGTTTCTTAGAGGAAGTTGTAAGGCTCTTTTTGAGGCTGCCCTTGGTTGTAGGAACCCTGGCTCTGTTGCTCACTGAGTGGTGGCCGAGGCAGGCCACACACTTGGTCAGACACAGTCCCTCAAGCAGTCTGCATAGCTCTTCCAGGCTGCCTGCTGACAAACTAGCCTTCGGGCTTCTCTGTGCTATCTCCTGAACAGGGCCTGGGCTGTCAGTTTGGGGAAGGCCTTGCAGCCTGCCTGGGGATATGAACTTCGCCTTGTGGTTTCATCTGATGAGGAAGTCTGCCTTCGGCCCTGCTTTTGGAGGGTGGTTGTCTATAGCGTGCGTAGAGCTGGAACTGGCTGCTCTTGATTGGAATCCTGACGGTTCCCAAAACGTCTTCCCACAGGATATGTATGGCCTGTATGAACCTCGATACAGGCCCTATGACAGCTCAGCACCCGCTTACTCCGAGAATTACCGCTACTCGGAGCCTGAGCGACCCAGCTCCCGAGCAAGTCACTGCTCCGACCGGCCCACTCCCAGGTAGGAGCTGTGTCCCTCGCAGCACTAAACTCTTGCACCCAGTCATGTGTTTTGTGTCTCTGGCTGTAATGGTAACTTAGTGATTGCCAAGTTCTGTATCTGTAAAGAATTGTGCAAACTCTTTAACAcatgttcattcatgttcatcagCATGGCCAGACGGCCAGATGGCCAGATGCGTGTTTCAGTTGAATTAAACACACTGCCACATGCAGTGCTAGTGGAGCTGGTCAACTGGTATTTGGCCACCTCTGTACTCATGCACTCCCTGCCTCTGAACTGGTGATTTCTTCCTGTCAAGTGGTCCTTGCTCAAGCAGTTTGCTGATGGGTGATTAGGGTTCTTAGActatggccattttttttttttttaaagagagagagagagggagaatattatttattttttagtttttcggcagacacaacatctttgtttgtatgtggtgctaaggatcaaacccgggtcgcacgcatgccaggcgagtgcgctaccgcttgagccacattcccagcccaactATGGCCATTTTGAATTGGCGCAGACTTCTCCAGAGTTTCAGACACCTGGAAGAACTGGCCACAGAGACAGCATAATCCTGGGATCTGTCAGGCAGCTCCAAAATGCAGGACCTGAAAGCCTATGCCCTGTGCCTGATGGCCTTCTCTGCCAGAAGGCCTGTAAGTGTCTCTGGCCTGCATGTCTCCTACACTGGTGGTCCCTGCCTGTTTTGCAGTTGCAGAGGAAATATCTAGAAAGAGCCATGGCATCATGCCTTCCCTGAGTAAACTTCCTGCAGGTCAAAGTCTGCCTACAATCCTCAAGCCAAGAGACTGCTTCTGATCTCTGTCCCTCAGGGTTGTTGGCGGAGATGAGTGAAGTAGTGGGGAGTGGATCCTGGTCACCGCTGACTGTGCCGTCTCAGCTCAGTCATTGTTCCTTGTCAGGCAGAGTGAAGGAGTTTTGCCTCACAGGAGTAGGCTTTGTCACAGGGCGTGTTGCTGTAGACTTAGCAATGTACAGGAACGTGGTCCAAAAGCACAAAAGCTCCAACACTTTACATGTGCTTTCTTTCAGAAGTGtctgaatactgatcctttgtGGCTTTCTGGTGATTTCTTGGAAAACAGAATGCTGTGCCTGTGAACCTTTGCCCATTTAGCTGGCCCCTGGGCCCCTGGTTGTAAAGGCACACACCAGTGTGTAGGTGTGAGTCGCTGGCCATTCTTGGTGCTGTATAAAGCATGAGGACACTGACACTGGTTTTCTGTCTCCCAAGACATTGTGGAcaagggatgcagctcagtggtggcgCAAATGCATAACctacacagggccctgggttccatccttagcactgcaAAATAGAGTCTTGGTTGTGAGAAAACTCCAGGgatttttcactgctgtgtaGGCCATGCCACCtgggaagctgggcatggtgatagattctgggcatggtggtagaGAGCTTGTTGATTCAGAGCCTGTGAGGGAAGAGAGTGGTTCCTAGAGCCCAGAGAGAGcatacagaggagagcagagctgGATGAGCTTCTCACCTCCCAGTGTTCCTTCCACTTGCCCACCTGTAGGACTACTTGTAAAGTAACTTCAAGTGGGAGGAGGGGGCTCTGTGCCCTGGCAGACCTCTGGGACAGGCAAGGCCAGGCATCCACAGGGTGGTTTCATCCCTGTGTCGCAGCCTAGAGAGTAATTTCCTCTTCTTAGCCTTGCTAGGGTGTGTGCACATGCATTCATGTATAGTGTTATGCTTACCTTGAGTGTTAGCCACCTACCTTCAGTGTTAGCCGTTCCCTCAGCCTGTTGGCTGGTAGCTGCAGGATCTGTGCATGGTCAGAACAGTCTTCTGTGGCAGTGTCCTTCCTGAAGGGTGGGCAGGTGGTGAGGTCAGCTGAGGAGGTGGCGTGCTCTTGGTTTGGCTCTGTGTCAGGCCACTTTTCTAGAACCACTGCTCTGCAGACGAATGTGATCTCGTGTGGCCAACTAGACTGAGCAGCCGAGCAAGCAGAAGGGGATGGATGGCTGGACCTTGCTACTGGTGCTGTGCCAGCCAAGCAGTCAGACGTGGCTCAGTGACACTCCTGAAGGTGTATGAGAaaagccacattaaaaaaaaaatgactatttgccgcagtctctagctgggcacaaatcacgagcctccacacagcttgtagattcaaacagcaattctttattcccgaactcacaccggccgtctacaaacacgttctgggggaatccacgttctctgcccaaatccactccgcatgggcttctgtctcccaaaatatactgtctgaccctaagcactcaagaggaactcagcagcaggatacgccctattctaaagggggaacaccctaatctcctattatgctaaaccgccctattctaaagggggaacaccctaaacacggatcctgccctggtccttgagcaaggtcacctttcagaagtccttccactagacagcatgggagtaagctggcaaggaatttgtcatacctacttggctgatggctcccagcatctccccccttctgattaattaaacaacaagtaatgtggcttaaggaccgtgcctggtaggttgtccagttcaacatatggctcttacccgtcattggaaaactgacctttaggcgtcagcctcctgtcttaggttgataccactgcaactggatcatacccgtcactgactaccggtccagcatacagccatacttgt
Encoded proteins:
- the Sec16a gene encoding protein transport protein Sec16A, yielding MQPPPQAVPSGMAGPPPAGNPRSMFWANSPHRRPASNNIPVTSISFPLQPVTDPFAFSRQTLQNTPLGGSSKSDLPVLHSSTLPAFSQWPGLPVPHTNAGDSSQGPYEPLPGPLSQPGPDASLLPTTSISSLLPGPEMNRNSEVGSTSGPEVQTLPHPPHYIPGVGPDQSHGGHLHGSGSGPDQPLNKYTPQDGAVAPAASPLFSQPPQQMPGQGAPVWRSPQPSHQHHCPCPAGLVQSIGPQAPSAPHFPAPSNLHHGLGQESHSPLVSPPEPLAAGEGNEAVRIPSGNHSASNLHPELVLGQNSRSRSTWASQEFRQNPAANKEHLPDPAIVNPLTQGNSPENHVHYPSAVGSSRSPPETGSGALSVFFQGEETENEENLSSEKACSSGRLGFDDFSSSPVLGQPLPPAHVAGGTYQAFPKGPSTEATQQEGDTQSYFSHSAGIQHDKQTSKSVASVAWGDADSAGAHDASSSRCENVENLEFIQNQEVLPSEPASLDPSSPSDQFRHGPLPGPAVRQSAVVPNRGGGLNLEAPEAPLHPTRSDSVSSSYGSQSHRSLPGSARSQEPVGTFIQQEVGKPEHETAGGFFKQIGSSPVGGETDETTGNQNYRSSLSQPSTPSPPKPTGIFQTSVNSSFEPVKSHLVGVKLVEADRANVVGEVRGSRDCQKQHRPAAAPPDASPGNLEQPPDNMETLFAPQACSLPHTTTTEPGYLLPHTMGPPLDAGRPTPEKRPSARAQGATKCDSPATTLWAQDELPDFGGNVLLAPAAPALYVPAKPQLLAVVQPPEEGVSMQQLRKPASARVLQSRVGLGASENLENPPKVGDEETLQSQAGSGYVSLLSSPPTESLQNQPVLIAQPDQSYNLAQPINFSVSSLNPNEKNQSWGDALVADKSAGSNQALSGDSGEHATVSRVPTSAVTGLSLPNSLTPSNVPHTSGSSEMVANQPASLLVQIPPHPVPKSMLPESQNAHSSSKVLPEFVSRPTGSTVALSVPPTHGTSVFGSDEANSSSNREETVGTLDFTLSGVSGNPVRVYSPSHPDGPASQQAIASHPRQPGPGAPNPDRFYQQVMKDTQDQAGIERAQPELVPPQPQASLQQVPQAAFPEPSNPESPSIQGQSKNSTQPPTSPAPAETGQKVPPRPPQSSSASAVSTSSSQAAVRSEQPWLHPPTSAFGPPPQDLASYYYYRPLYDACPPQYPPPYPPEAGTASLYYQDMYGLYEPRYRPYDSSAPAYSENYRYSEPERPSSRASHCSDRPTPRQAYPEGYYNSKSGWSSQSDYYANYYSGQYDYGDPGRWDRYYGSRFRDPRTWDRRYWCDAEYDPHRKESYAYGDRPEKYDDHWRYDPRFTGSFDDDTEPPRDPYGEEVDRRSVHSEHSARSLRSAHSLPSRRSSLSSHSHQSQIFRSHNVTTGSFEVPPPPGSFHGDYAYGTYNSNFGSAHGFPEYSYPSDTGWPAVDQVPSRPTSPEKFSVPHICARFGPGGQLIKVIPNLPSEGQPALVEIHSMETLLQHTPEQEELRSFPGPLGKDDTHKVDVINFAQNKATKCLQNENLMDKESASLLWNLIILLCRQNGTVVGTDIAELLLRDHRTVWLPGKSPNEANLIDFTNEAVEQVQEEESGEAQLSFLMDSQTASTSTLEKETERFRELLLYGRKKDALESAMKNGLWGHALLLASKMDSRTHARVMTRFANSLPINDPLQTVYQLMSGRMPAASTCCGDEKWGDWRPHLAMVLSNLNNNMDVESRTMATMGDTLASKGLLDAAHFCYLMAQVGFGVYTKKTTKLVLIGSNHSLPFLKFATNEAIQRTEAYEYAQSLGAQTSALPHFQVFKFIYSCRLAEMGLATQAFHYCEVIAKSILTQPTAYSAVLISQLVQMSSQLRLFDPQLREKPEEESFIEPAWLVQLQRVERQIQEGAVPWNQDGADPQECPSTPGSEVDQLDAPVQGQPSGLGADQPLLMPSTEPSSQGVHLLASAPQMLPDGQLAHSARVPMFPVSSPIGALESGPGCGPPEPAVGFPEPSRPDPAALYTGPGLPPGVPSLQENGSLLQETRSLDPGMVPQDVPVGNVFPEPSEEDFGGNFADLGSSRTAQDAEISPAWDPTSSGSAQSASSLSPASETKRPAHVARKETKEPKKSESWFSRWLPGRKRTEAYLPDDKNKSIVWDEKKNQWVNLNEPEEEKKAPPPPPTSLPRASHVAPPGLTGPPTASVNMFSRKAGGSRARYVDVLNPSGASRGEPAPAPADFFAPLAPLPIPSNLFTPSPDAEEPHLAEGAGRVGPGPAGAQANLEPTTEPKAPGDHCPAGNPPSGTVPFYSPSQLAQASTSSGSSRPGRIGQRKYPALN